The segment GAACTCGACGAACGCATCGTGCACGCCCTCGCCGAGGACGCCCGCCGCTCCTTCGCGGACATCGGGCAACTGGTCGGCCTGTCCGCGCCCGCCGTGAAACGGCGCGTGGACCGGCTGCGGGCCACCGGAGCCATCACCGGCTTCACCGTACGGGTCGATCCGGCGGCCCTCGGCTGGGAGACCGAGGGGTTCGTCGAGATCTACTGCCGGCGCAACACCTCCCCGGAGACCATCCAGCGGGGGCTCGAGCGCTACCAGGAGGTCGTGGCCGCGTCGACCGTCACCGGCGACGCGGACGCGGTCGCCCAGGTGTTCGCCGCCGACATGCGTCACTTCGAGCGGGTGCTGGAGCGCATCGCGGGGGAGCCGTTCGTGGAACGGACCCGCTCGGTCCTGGTCCTGTCGCCGCTGCTGCGCCGCTTCTCCGCGGGCTCCCCGACCTGACGGCGCCCGCCCCGGCGGCCCGACGCTCCGGCACGGCGGCGGTGGTGCTCCCGCGAGGGTCACTCCGCCGTCTTGCGGGCCAGGGCGTTGTTCCCTGTCGAGTTGTGGACGCTGAAGCTGACCGCGTCCGGGCGGTAGCGGTCGTCGGACCACTCCACGGGACGGCCCTCGCGGGTCGTCGTGACCCGGCGGACCCGCAGCAGCGGGCTGGTCCGGCGCACGCCGAGGAGTTCGGCGTCCCGGGCGCCCGCCGCCACCGCGTCGATGACGTGCTCGCCGTAGGCGAAGACCAGGCCGGTGTCGTCCAGGAGTCGCTGGGTCACCGACGGGCAGTCCGGCTCGATCGACTCCACGCCGGGGGAGATCCAGTCCGCGTACACGGTCCGCTCCAGGAGCACCGGCTCGCCGTCCAGGCCGCGCAGCCGCAGCACGTGCAACACCGGTGTCCCGTGCGGTAGTTGCAGGTGCACGGTGTCCTCGGCGGTGGCCGGGAGGTACTCCTGCGCGACCACCCGGCCGCTCGCCTCGCGGCCCATCGCGCGCGCCCACTGGGCGAAGCTGCGCAGTTCCGCGAAGCTCTGGCTGCGCGGCTGGCCAGGACCACCCGGCGGGCGCCCTGGCGGGAGCCGATGAGGCCCTCGGCGGTCAGCGCGGCCACGGCCTGACGGACGGTGCCGCGGGAGACGCCGTACCCGGTCGCGAGGTCGGTCTCGACCACGCCGCTGTGATCACCACCTTCGCCGTCACGGCCGGGCACCGGGAAACCACTGGGCGGCGGGGCGCGGGCTGGCTACGATCGGTGTCATGACCTGGCGACATTGATCCACCACCGGCTCCGACGTCCGTCGACTGACCGCGGCGCTCTACGCGTACGCGTTCCTCGACGAGTTCGTGCTGCTCTACCCGGTGTACGCGCTGCTGTTCGCGGACAGCGGCCTGTCCGTGGGGCAGATCTCCTCGCTGTTCGTCCTGTGGTCGCTGACCGGCGTCCTGCTGGAGGTCCCTTCGGGCGCCTGGGCGGACGCCGTCTCCCGGCGGCTCCTGCTGTGGGTCGGCCCGCTGCTCGGCGCGGCCGGGTTCGCCCTGTGGGTGCTGTTCCCCTCGTACGGCGCCTTCGCGGCCGGCTTCGTCCTGTGGGGCGCGCGCGGCGCACTGGGCTCCGGCGCGCTGGAGGCCCTGGTCTACGAGGAACTGGACCGGGCCGGCGCCGCCGACCGGTACGCCCTGATCATGGGCCGCGCGCACGCGCTGGGCCAGGTGGCCGTGACCATCGCGGTCTACGGCGCGTACGGCGTCCTCGGGGCCCGGTTCCCGCACGGCACGGTGTTCGCCCTGTGCGCGGTGCCCTACCTGCTCACGGCGCTGGCGGTGGCCCGGGGGAGGAGGCGGTGAGGGCCGCGCAACGAATCGCCGCCGCACCGCCCCCGCACGCAACGATCCGCTCACCGGCGCGCAACGGCTCCTTCTTGTCCGGCCCGCGCGGCCGACCGTACCGTCTAGATGGCCCCTGAATCCGGCCCCCGAACCCCCTCGTACCGGTGAGGATCACGCATGCGCACCGCCCTGCTCCAGAGCTCCGGCCGCCCCGGCTCCGTCGACGAGAACCTCAAGGTCCTCGACGAGGCCGCGGACCGGGCCGCCGCCGCGGGCGCCGGGCTGCTCGCCGCTCCGGAGATGTTCCTCACCGGATACGCGATCGGCGACGACATCGGCCGCCTCGCCGAGCCCGCCGACGGCGACTCCGCGGACGCGATCGCCGAGATCGCCGGCCGGCACGGACTCGCCGTCGCCTACGGCTACCCCGAGCGCGACGGCGACACGGTCTTCAACTCCGCGCAGCTGATCTCGGCCGAGGGCGTCCGGCTCGCGAACTACCGCAAGACCCACCTCTTCGGCTGCTTCGAGCGCGACCACTTCCGCCCGGGCGAGCAGCCGGTCGTCCAGGCCGAGCTGAACGGCCTCACCGTCGGCCTCATGATCTGCTACGACGTCGAGTTCCCGGAGAACGTGCGCGCCCACGCCCTCGCCGGCACCGACCTGCTGCTCGTGCCGACCGCGCAGATGCACCCCTTCCAGTTCGTCGCGGAGTCGGTGGTCCCGGTGCGCGCCTTCGAGAACCAGCTGTACGTGGCCTACGTCAACCGGGTCGGCCGGGAAGGGGAGTTCGAGTTCGTCGGCCTCTCCACGCTGGCCGGTCCCGACGGCGTCGCCCGGGCCCGCGCCGGACGCGCGCAGGAGCTGGTGTTCGCCGACGCCGACCCGGTCGCCCTCGCCGGCTCCCGCGAGGCGAACCCGTACCTGAGCGACCGCCGCCCCGGTCTCTACGGGTCCCTGGTCTGAACCCGCCCCGCACCCGTCACCCCGCCGAGCCCCTCCCCGAGTCACCACGCGCAAGGAGTCCGTACCCCATGACGTCCACCGTGCCCAACGCCGTCGAGCACGCAGACGAGCACCAGCCGCCGATCACCATGTTCGGCCCGGACTTCCCCTACGCGTACGACGACTTCCTCGCCCACCCGGCGGGCCTCGGCCAGATACCGGCGACCGAGCACGGCGCCGAGGTCGCCGTCATCGGCGGCGGGCTGTCCGGCATCGTGGCCGCGTACGAACTGATGAAGATGGGCCTCAAGCCGGTCGTCTACGAGGCCGACCGGATCGGCGGACGGCTGCGCACGGTCGGCTTCGAGGGCTGCGACCCCTCCCTGACCGCCGAGATGGGCGCGATGCGCTTCCCGCCGTCCTCGACGGCGCTCCAGCACTACATCGACCTCGTGGGGCTGGAGACCCGGCCGTTCCCCAACCCCCTCGCGGAGACGACCCCCTCGACGGTCGTCGACCTCAAGGGCGAGTCGCACTACGCGGAGAAGGTGGAGGACCTGCCGCAGGTCTACCGCGATGTCGCCGCCGCGTGGAACAAGTGCCTGGAGGAGGGCGCCGACTTCTCCGACATGAACCAGGCCATGCGCGAGCGCGACGTGCCGCGGATCCGCGAGATCTGGGCGAAGCTCGTCGAGAAGCTCGACAACCAGACCTTCTACGGTTTCCTCTGCGACTCCGAGTCCTTCAAGTCCTTCCGGCACCGTGAGATCTTCGGCCAGGTCGGCTTCGGCACCGGCGGCTGGGACACCGACTTCCCCAACTCCATCCTGGAGATCCTCCGCGTCGTCTACACCGAGGCCGACGACCACCACCGCGGCATCGTCGGGGGCTCCCAGCAGCTGCCGCTGCGCCTGTGGGAGCGGGAGCCGGAGAAGATCGTCCACTGGGCGTACGGCACCTCGCTGGCGAGCCTGCACGAAGGCGGGGAGCCCCGCCCCGCCGTGACCCGGCTGCACCGCACCGCCGGCAACCGGATCACCGTGACGGACGCGAACGGCGACATCCGCACCTACCGGGCGGCGATCTTCACCGCCCAGTCCTGGATGCTGCTGTCGAAGATCGCCTGCGACGACTCGCTCTTCCCGATCGACCACTGGACGGCGATCGAGCGCACGCACTACATGGAGTCCAGCAAGCTGTTCGTCCCCGTGGACCGGCCGTTCTGGCTGGACAAGGACGAGGCCACCGGCCGTGACGTCATGTCGATGACGCTCACCGACCGGATGACGCGCGGCACCTACCTGCTCGACGACGGCCCGGACAGGCCCGCGGTCATCTGCCTGTCGTACACCTGGTGCGACGACAGCCTGAAGTGGCTGCCGCTGTCCGCGAACGAGCGGATGGAGGTCATGCTGAAGTCGCTCGGCGAGATCTACCCGAACGTCGACATCAGGAAGCACGTCATCGGCAACCCGGTGACGGTCTCCTGGGAGAACGAGCCCTACTTCATGGGCGCGTTCAAGGCCAACCTGCCCGGCCACTACCGTTACCAGCG is part of the Streptomyces asoensis genome and harbors:
- a CDS encoding flavin monoamine oxidase family protein is translated as MTSTVPNAVEHADEHQPPITMFGPDFPYAYDDFLAHPAGLGQIPATEHGAEVAVIGGGLSGIVAAYELMKMGLKPVVYEADRIGGRLRTVGFEGCDPSLTAEMGAMRFPPSSTALQHYIDLVGLETRPFPNPLAETTPSTVVDLKGESHYAEKVEDLPQVYRDVAAAWNKCLEEGADFSDMNQAMRERDVPRIREIWAKLVEKLDNQTFYGFLCDSESFKSFRHREIFGQVGFGTGGWDTDFPNSILEILRVVYTEADDHHRGIVGGSQQLPLRLWEREPEKIVHWAYGTSLASLHEGGEPRPAVTRLHRTAGNRITVTDANGDIRTYRAAIFTAQSWMLLSKIACDDSLFPIDHWTAIERTHYMESSKLFVPVDRPFWLDKDEATGRDVMSMTLTDRMTRGTYLLDDGPDRPAVICLSYTWCDDSLKWLPLSANERMEVMLKSLGEIYPNVDIRKHVIGNPVTVSWENEPYFMGAFKANLPGHYRYQRRLFTHFMQDRLPEDKRGVFLAGDDISWTAGWAEGAVQTALNAVWGVMHHFGGATDATNPGPGDVYDEIAPVELPED
- a CDS encoding Lrp/AsnC family transcriptional regulator, whose translation is MLNELDERIVHALAEDARRSFADIGQLVGLSAPAVKRRVDRLRATGAITGFTVRVDPAALGWETEGFVEIYCRRNTSPETIQRGLERYQEVVAASTVTGDADAVAQVFAADMRHFERVLERIAGEPFVERTRSVLVLSPLLRRFSAGSPT
- a CDS encoding carbon-nitrogen hydrolase family protein, which codes for MRTALLQSSGRPGSVDENLKVLDEAADRAAAAGAGLLAAPEMFLTGYAIGDDIGRLAEPADGDSADAIAEIAGRHGLAVAYGYPERDGDTVFNSAQLISAEGVRLANYRKTHLFGCFERDHFRPGEQPVVQAELNGLTVGLMICYDVEFPENVRAHALAGTDLLLVPTAQMHPFQFVAESVVPVRAFENQLYVAYVNRVGREGEFEFVGLSTLAGPDGVARARAGRAQELVFADADPVALAGSREANPYLSDRRPGLYGSLV